The proteins below are encoded in one region of Gopherus flavomarginatus isolate rGopFla2 chromosome 12, rGopFla2.mat.asm, whole genome shotgun sequence:
- the LOC127032814 gene encoding zinc finger protein 436-like isoform X2 has product MNEDNRRMQYLLQNNIRPVQPRHPRSKMALAQRFQMPMTFEDVAVYFTKEEWMLLDLGQQALYRDVMQENYENVTSLGFLMSRPDLIYQLEQGEETWVPDLQGSEQRGIQRGACTGDEMLCKNEEETPQQEGPVQVEPCRMVSEGSRGNVPAQGEAGGSQNGSKRQKGKDLGKGQSKSTSHEGGSRDSNKTTVPQTGETQKICIDCGKIFSCISHLIRHQRTHTGERPFKCPDCGKGFGRSSHLVVHERIHTGERPYKCDECEKSFNQSPHLIRHQKLHLMERRCKLPAWGGLNTAFPSSLSIQLPVAGIRGQLQVPPGCSVNLWLCLL; this is encoded by the exons ATGAATGAGGACAACCGGAGGATGCAATATCT gctgcagaATAACATCCGTCCAGTCCAGCCACGTCATCCCAGAAGCAAAATGGCTTTAGCTCAGCGTTTTCAG ATGCCTATGACCTTTGAGgatgtggctgtgtatttcaccaaggAGGAATGGATGCTCTTGGACCTGGGTCAGCAagccctctacagggacgtcatgcaggagaactatgagaacgtgacctcgctgg GATTTCTGATGTCCCGACCTGACTTGATCTatcagctggaacaaggggaagagacGTGGGTCCCAGATCTCCAGGGCTCAGAGCAAAGGGGGATCCAGAGAGgtgcctgcacag GTGACGAGATGTTGTGTAAGAACGAGGAGGAGACTCCTCAGCAGGAAGGGCCTGTGCAAGTGGAACCGTGCAGGATGGTATCGGAAGGATCCAGAGGAAATGTTCCTGCACAGGGAGAAGCTGGTGGGAGTCAGAATGGATCAAAGAGGCAGAAGGGAAAGGACTTAGGGAAGGGACAAAGTAAATCCACTTCCCATGAGGGTGGTTCCAGAGATAGCAACAAAACCACAGTCCCACAGACTGGAGAGACGCAGAAAATATGCATAGACTGCGGGAAAATCTTCAGTTGCATCTCGCACCTCATTAGACACCAGAGAACCCACACAGGTGAGAGACCTTTTAAATGCCCTGACTGCGGGAAAGGCTTCGGTCGGAGCTCACACCTGGTTGTACATGAGcggatccacacgggagagagaccgTACAAGTGCGACGAATGTgagaaaagcttcaatcagagccCACACCTTATTAGACACCAGAAACTCCACCTAATGGAGAGACGCTGTAAATTACCTGCCTGGGGTGGACTGAATACCGCATTTCCCAGTTCCTTGAGTATCCAGCTGCCTGTTGCTGGGATCAGGGGGCAGTTACAGGTGCCTCCAGGCTGCTCGGTGAATCTCTGGCTCTGCCTTCTGTAG
- the LOC127032814 gene encoding zinc finger protein 436-like isoform X3, with amino-acid sequence MALAQRFQMPMTFEDVAVYFTKEEWMLLDLGQQALYRDVMQENYENVTSLGFLMSRPDLIYQLEQGEETWVPDLQGSEQRGIQRGACTAGDEMLCKNEEETPQQEGPVQVEPCRMVSEGSRGNVPAQGEAGGSQNGSKRQKGKDLGKGQSKSTSHEGGSRDSNKTTVPQTGETQKICIDCGKIFSCISHLIRHQRTHTGERPFKCPDCGKGFGRSSHLVVHERIHTGERPYKCDECEKSFNQSPHLIRHQKLHLMERRCKLPAWGGLNTAFPSSLSIQLPVAGIRGQLQVPPGCSVNLWLCLL; translated from the exons ATGGCTTTAGCTCAGCGTTTTCAG ATGCCTATGACCTTTGAGgatgtggctgtgtatttcaccaaggAGGAATGGATGCTCTTGGACCTGGGTCAGCAagccctctacagggacgtcatgcaggagaactatgagaacgtgacctcgctgg GATTTCTGATGTCCCGACCTGACTTGATCTatcagctggaacaaggggaagagacGTGGGTCCCAGATCTCCAGGGCTCAGAGCAAAGGGGGATCCAGAGAGgtgcctgcacag CAGGTGACGAGATGTTGTGTAAGAACGAGGAGGAGACTCCTCAGCAGGAAGGGCCTGTGCAAGTGGAACCGTGCAGGATGGTATCGGAAGGATCCAGAGGAAATGTTCCTGCACAGGGAGAAGCTGGTGGGAGTCAGAATGGATCAAAGAGGCAGAAGGGAAAGGACTTAGGGAAGGGACAAAGTAAATCCACTTCCCATGAGGGTGGTTCCAGAGATAGCAACAAAACCACAGTCCCACAGACTGGAGAGACGCAGAAAATATGCATAGACTGCGGGAAAATCTTCAGTTGCATCTCGCACCTCATTAGACACCAGAGAACCCACACAGGTGAGAGACCTTTTAAATGCCCTGACTGCGGGAAAGGCTTCGGTCGGAGCTCACACCTGGTTGTACATGAGcggatccacacgggagagagaccgTACAAGTGCGACGAATGTgagaaaagcttcaatcagagccCACACCTTATTAGACACCAGAAACTCCACCTAATGGAGAGACGCTGTAAATTACCTGCCTGGGGTGGACTGAATACCGCATTTCCCAGTTCCTTGAGTATCCAGCTGCCTGTTGCTGGGATCAGGGGGCAGTTACAGGTGCCTCCAGGCTGCTCGGTGAATCTCTGGCTCTGCCTTCTGTAG
- the LOC127032814 gene encoding zinc finger protein 436-like isoform X4: MPMTFEDVAVYFTKEEWMLLDLGQQALYRDVMQENYENVTSLGFLMSRPDLIYQLEQGEETWVPDLQGSEQRGIQRGACTAGDEMLCKNEEETPQQEGPVQVEPCRMVSEGSRGNVPAQGEAGGSQNGSKRQKGKDLGKGQSKSTSHEGGSRDSNKTTVPQTGETQKICIDCGKIFSCISHLIRHQRTHTGERPFKCPDCGKGFGRSSHLVVHERIHTGERPYKCDECEKSFNQSPHLIRHQKLHLMERRCKLPAWGGLNTAFPSSLSIQLPVAGIRGQLQVPPGCSVNLWLCLL; encoded by the exons ATGCCTATGACCTTTGAGgatgtggctgtgtatttcaccaaggAGGAATGGATGCTCTTGGACCTGGGTCAGCAagccctctacagggacgtcatgcaggagaactatgagaacgtgacctcgctgg GATTTCTGATGTCCCGACCTGACTTGATCTatcagctggaacaaggggaagagacGTGGGTCCCAGATCTCCAGGGCTCAGAGCAAAGGGGGATCCAGAGAGgtgcctgcacag CAGGTGACGAGATGTTGTGTAAGAACGAGGAGGAGACTCCTCAGCAGGAAGGGCCTGTGCAAGTGGAACCGTGCAGGATGGTATCGGAAGGATCCAGAGGAAATGTTCCTGCACAGGGAGAAGCTGGTGGGAGTCAGAATGGATCAAAGAGGCAGAAGGGAAAGGACTTAGGGAAGGGACAAAGTAAATCCACTTCCCATGAGGGTGGTTCCAGAGATAGCAACAAAACCACAGTCCCACAGACTGGAGAGACGCAGAAAATATGCATAGACTGCGGGAAAATCTTCAGTTGCATCTCGCACCTCATTAGACACCAGAGAACCCACACAGGTGAGAGACCTTTTAAATGCCCTGACTGCGGGAAAGGCTTCGGTCGGAGCTCACACCTGGTTGTACATGAGcggatccacacgggagagagaccgTACAAGTGCGACGAATGTgagaaaagcttcaatcagagccCACACCTTATTAGACACCAGAAACTCCACCTAATGGAGAGACGCTGTAAATTACCTGCCTGGGGTGGACTGAATACCGCATTTCCCAGTTCCTTGAGTATCCAGCTGCCTGTTGCTGGGATCAGGGGGCAGTTACAGGTGCCTCCAGGCTGCTCGGTGAATCTCTGGCTCTGCCTTCTGTAG
- the LOC127032814 gene encoding zinc finger protein 436-like isoform X1, producing the protein MNEDNRRMQYLLQNNIRPVQPRHPRSKMALAQRFQMPMTFEDVAVYFTKEEWMLLDLGQQALYRDVMQENYENVTSLGFLMSRPDLIYQLEQGEETWVPDLQGSEQRGIQRGACTAGDEMLCKNEEETPQQEGPVQVEPCRMVSEGSRGNVPAQGEAGGSQNGSKRQKGKDLGKGQSKSTSHEGGSRDSNKTTVPQTGETQKICIDCGKIFSCISHLIRHQRTHTGERPFKCPDCGKGFGRSSHLVVHERIHTGERPYKCDECEKSFNQSPHLIRHQKLHLMERRCKLPAWGGLNTAFPSSLSIQLPVAGIRGQLQVPPGCSVNLWLCLL; encoded by the exons ATGAATGAGGACAACCGGAGGATGCAATATCT gctgcagaATAACATCCGTCCAGTCCAGCCACGTCATCCCAGAAGCAAAATGGCTTTAGCTCAGCGTTTTCAG ATGCCTATGACCTTTGAGgatgtggctgtgtatttcaccaaggAGGAATGGATGCTCTTGGACCTGGGTCAGCAagccctctacagggacgtcatgcaggagaactatgagaacgtgacctcgctgg GATTTCTGATGTCCCGACCTGACTTGATCTatcagctggaacaaggggaagagacGTGGGTCCCAGATCTCCAGGGCTCAGAGCAAAGGGGGATCCAGAGAGgtgcctgcacag CAGGTGACGAGATGTTGTGTAAGAACGAGGAGGAGACTCCTCAGCAGGAAGGGCCTGTGCAAGTGGAACCGTGCAGGATGGTATCGGAAGGATCCAGAGGAAATGTTCCTGCACAGGGAGAAGCTGGTGGGAGTCAGAATGGATCAAAGAGGCAGAAGGGAAAGGACTTAGGGAAGGGACAAAGTAAATCCACTTCCCATGAGGGTGGTTCCAGAGATAGCAACAAAACCACAGTCCCACAGACTGGAGAGACGCAGAAAATATGCATAGACTGCGGGAAAATCTTCAGTTGCATCTCGCACCTCATTAGACACCAGAGAACCCACACAGGTGAGAGACCTTTTAAATGCCCTGACTGCGGGAAAGGCTTCGGTCGGAGCTCACACCTGGTTGTACATGAGcggatccacacgggagagagaccgTACAAGTGCGACGAATGTgagaaaagcttcaatcagagccCACACCTTATTAGACACCAGAAACTCCACCTAATGGAGAGACGCTGTAAATTACCTGCCTGGGGTGGACTGAATACCGCATTTCCCAGTTCCTTGAGTATCCAGCTGCCTGTTGCTGGGATCAGGGGGCAGTTACAGGTGCCTCCAGGCTGCTCGGTGAATCTCTGGCTCTGCCTTCTGTAG